A stretch of the Actinomyces qiguomingii genome encodes the following:
- a CDS encoding AI-2E family transporter: MADAQPSTDDRDEAPVAPTEGGVQTGAPAASESALRNFTSRLREGRDVLGRTIDRAERARLDAREQQLRYDNAADVASGSDSVADGTAPRSPLDTLPSWLVRGGLGAWLLLGLIIVIGAVFFATSRVIPVFVGVFMALVLTSILHPLVNLFARVMPRYPATFLALLTALALVAGMVTYVVTSVTHQWNTLASQFSDGVDTIVDFIVNGPLPLDLTQQELMGQLQQLLEQGQDYLMNNAPALATEVLSNAGTVVNIFAVLALAIFSTIFFLASGGRMWRWFLNELPARIREDVHHAAGAGWYTFAGYARGTVIVALTDGIMCGVFLQIVSVPLAAPLAVLVFIGAFIPIIGAPTAMIIAMVVALASKGFITMIVVGLGVAGIGQIEGHILQPLIMGRQVSLHPVVVIIAVAVGTYSAGLLGAIVAVPLVSVAWSVYSELHTKDAPVVGELPAYSSADKG, translated from the coding sequence ATGGCCGATGCGCAGCCTTCAACTGATGATAGGGATGAGGCGCCCGTTGCGCCCACGGAAGGTGGCGTGCAGACAGGCGCACCGGCGGCGTCGGAATCAGCGTTACGTAATTTCACCTCCCGTCTGCGGGAGGGACGTGACGTGCTGGGCCGCACAATCGATCGGGCCGAACGGGCCCGGCTAGATGCCCGCGAGCAGCAGCTACGCTATGACAATGCTGCGGACGTGGCTTCCGGCAGCGACAGCGTCGCTGACGGCACCGCCCCGCGCTCACCGCTCGACACCCTGCCGTCATGGCTGGTGCGCGGAGGGCTGGGGGCCTGGCTGCTGCTGGGACTGATCATTGTCATCGGGGCGGTGTTCTTCGCGACGTCAAGGGTGATCCCGGTGTTCGTCGGCGTGTTCATGGCGCTGGTGCTCACCTCGATTCTGCATCCGCTGGTTAATCTGTTCGCCCGGGTCATGCCCCGTTACCCGGCTACTTTCCTGGCCCTGCTCACCGCCCTGGCGCTCGTAGCTGGAATGGTCACCTACGTGGTCACCTCGGTCACGCACCAGTGGAACACGCTGGCCTCCCAATTCTCCGACGGCGTAGACACCATTGTGGACTTCATCGTCAACGGCCCCCTCCCACTGGACCTGACCCAGCAGGAGCTCATGGGGCAGCTGCAGCAGCTGCTCGAGCAGGGGCAGGACTACCTGATGAACAATGCACCCGCGCTGGCTACGGAGGTTCTGTCCAATGCGGGCACCGTGGTGAATATCTTCGCCGTGCTGGCATTGGCCATCTTCTCGACGATCTTCTTCCTGGCCTCTGGCGGCCGCATGTGGCGGTGGTTCCTCAACGAGCTTCCCGCCCGTATCCGTGAAGACGTCCATCACGCCGCCGGCGCCGGCTGGTACACCTTCGCGGGCTACGCCCGGGGCACCGTGATCGTGGCGCTTACCGATGGGATCATGTGTGGGGTCTTCCTCCAAATCGTCAGTGTGCCATTGGCCGCACCGCTGGCGGTCCTGGTGTTCATCGGCGCCTTCATTCCGATCATCGGCGCACCAACGGCCATGATCATCGCCATGGTGGTGGCCCTGGCCTCGAAGGGCTTTATCACCATGATTGTCGTGGGTCTGGGGGTGGCCGGCATCGGCCAGATCGAGGGGCATATTCTGCAGCCGCTGATCATGGGCCGGCAGGTCTCACTGCATCCGGTGGTGGTGATCATAGCCGTGGCCGTGGGCACCTACTCCGCCGGTCTGCTCGGGGCCATCGTGGCGGTACCGCTGGTGAGTGTGGCCTGGTCCGTCTACTCCGAGCTGCATACCAAGGACGCGCCGGTGGTCGGCGAGTTGCCGGCCTACTCCTCCGCGGACAAGGGCTGA
- a CDS encoding bifunctional GNAT family N-acetyltransferase/nucleoside triphosphate pyrophosphohydrolase family protein, which yields MQPFEIRVPAEYRDGASLPALLLSAPTEADIDRIAEVCQDPDIQEWTTVPRGYTRAHAEDFVQRIVRAGWEAGNDLNWAVRELAADGSARLVGMMGVSGQADGAWDIGYWLAPESRGRGTISRAARALIAAAFDPDGPLHAVALRWRCDIHDGVPNWASWRVAWGLGFRREGRVRSFLANDGVLHDGWVGTLLPADLRRPAAPWDGPVTVDGQAAGSSHTHGVATALVPADAVGEREGDDPEALVRRFHATYGLPIQTDGPSLDRESLHMRMSLIAEEFAELTGAVYGKAARTEMEEAFRRAVASDDGTRDTVEAADALADLVYVIYGMALETGIDLAAVLAEVQRSNMSKLGADGKPIYREDGKVLKGPGFFPPDVQGVLGL from the coding sequence ATGCAGCCCTTCGAGATCCGCGTGCCCGCCGAGTACCGCGACGGCGCCAGCCTGCCCGCGCTCCTGCTGTCCGCCCCGACCGAGGCCGACATCGACCGCATCGCGGAGGTATGTCAGGATCCCGATATTCAGGAGTGGACCACCGTTCCCCGCGGCTACACCCGTGCGCATGCGGAGGATTTCGTGCAGCGGATTGTGCGCGCCGGCTGGGAGGCCGGTAACGACCTGAACTGGGCGGTGCGCGAGCTCGCCGCTGACGGCTCGGCCCGGTTGGTAGGCATGATGGGCGTCTCCGGTCAAGCCGACGGCGCCTGGGATATCGGCTACTGGCTGGCTCCCGAGTCCCGCGGCCGCGGGACCATCTCCCGGGCCGCCCGAGCGCTGATTGCCGCCGCCTTCGATCCGGATGGTCCGCTACACGCAGTCGCCCTGCGCTGGCGCTGCGACATCCACGACGGCGTGCCCAACTGGGCCTCCTGGCGCGTGGCCTGGGGGCTGGGCTTCCGCCGCGAGGGGCGAGTGCGCTCCTTCCTCGCCAACGACGGCGTGCTGCACGACGGCTGGGTCGGCACCCTCCTGCCCGCCGACCTTCGCCGCCCCGCCGCCCCCTGGGATGGTCCGGTTACGGTGGACGGGCAGGCGGCCGGCTCCTCACACACCCATGGCGTTGCCACTGCACTGGTGCCAGCCGACGCCGTCGGCGAGCGCGAGGGGGACGACCCCGAGGCGCTGGTGCGCCGGTTCCACGCCACCTATGGGCTGCCGATCCAGACCGACGGGCCCAGCCTGGACCGCGAGAGCCTGCACATGCGCATGAGCCTCATTGCCGAGGAGTTCGCCGAGCTGACCGGCGCCGTCTACGGGAAGGCGGCGCGCACCGAGATGGAGGAGGCCTTCCGGCGCGCCGTGGCCAGTGACGACGGCACCCGCGACACGGTGGAGGCCGCCGACGCCCTGGCCGACCTGGTCTATGTCATCTACGGCATGGCCTTGGAGACCGGTATCGACCTGGCGGCGGTGCTGGCCGAGGTGCAGCGCTCCAACATGTCCAAGCTCGGAGCGGACGGCAAGCCGATCTACCGGGAGGACGGCAAGGTCCTCAAGGGGCCCGGCTTCTTCCCGCCGGACGTTCAGGGCGTGCTCGGGCTCTGA
- a CDS encoding D-hexose-6-phosphate mutarotase: protein MNTDTTRPRLPRTAALTPGRGDQPRLLIDAPAGSAEIYLHGAHLTAWTPRGSKPVIFTSRRAVFDGAAAIRGGVPLCMPWFGAGVSGSRRPSHGWGRISPWQLRSVQSRPDGGVHALLALERDGIAALYAVDVGQELALTLSLRRTGGAHVEEPVEAALHTYLAVGDVTAVELMGLDGATYLDKVTGRGDQVQRGPLRITGQTDRVYASGAAVTLTDPAYGRRVRVTGVRAANTVVWNPWSAGAASLSDMDDDEFASMLCVESALVGENAVRLAPGESMSLGTRIAVESL, encoded by the coding sequence ATGAACACAGACACCACGCGCCCCCGCCTGCCGCGGACTGCGGCCCTGACTCCGGGACGGGGCGACCAACCGCGGCTGCTCATCGATGCTCCAGCAGGCAGTGCCGAGATCTACCTGCACGGGGCTCACCTGACCGCATGGACTCCGCGCGGCAGCAAGCCCGTAATCTTCACCTCCCGCCGGGCGGTATTCGACGGCGCAGCTGCAATCCGCGGCGGCGTTCCGCTGTGTATGCCCTGGTTCGGTGCGGGCGTCAGCGGTAGTCGGCGGCCCTCGCACGGCTGGGGACGGATCTCGCCCTGGCAGTTGCGCAGCGTTCAGTCACGGCCCGACGGCGGGGTGCATGCCCTACTCGCCCTTGAACGCGATGGGATTGCCGCACTGTACGCGGTTGACGTGGGACAGGAGCTGGCCCTCACCCTTTCCCTGCGTCGCACCGGCGGGGCCCATGTGGAAGAGCCGGTGGAGGCCGCCCTGCACACCTACCTGGCGGTCGGCGATGTCACGGCCGTGGAGCTTATGGGCCTGGACGGCGCCACCTACCTGGATAAGGTGACCGGGCGGGGCGACCAGGTGCAACGCGGGCCGCTGCGCATCACCGGACAGACGGACCGTGTCTACGCGTCCGGCGCTGCGGTCACGCTCACCGATCCGGCCTATGGGCGCCGCGTGCGCGTGACCGGCGTGCGCGCCGCCAACACGGTGGTGTGGAATCCCTGGAGTGCGGGCGCCGCCTCGCTGTCAGACATGGATGACGACGAGTTCGCCTCCATGCTGTGTGTGGAGAGTGCCCTTGTAGGAGAAAATGCGGTACGTCTTGCCCCGGGGGAGTCGATGTCGCTGGGAACCAGGATCGCAGTCGAATCTCTGTGA
- a CDS encoding DNA primase — MTNDPRSALNRLIAAFEAHLDAAATGDETSPAVVVAEDSLQDAFFTYDDALFTAYGIELPFDAFDSEEDDEEAEDDDDDDLDDYDEDDVDDDYDDYDDRELDEDDYEG, encoded by the coding sequence ATGACGAACGACCCGCGGTCAGCGCTCAACCGACTCATCGCCGCCTTCGAGGCGCATCTTGACGCCGCCGCGACGGGTGATGAGACCTCCCCGGCCGTCGTGGTTGCGGAAGATTCCCTGCAGGACGCCTTCTTCACCTACGATGACGCCCTGTTCACCGCCTACGGCATTGAGCTGCCCTTCGACGCCTTCGACTCCGAGGAGGATGACGAAGAGGCAGAGGATGACGATGATGACGACCTCGACGACTACGATGAGGACGACGTCGACGATGATTACGACGACTATGACGATCGCGAGTTGGACGAGGACGACTACGAGGGCTGA
- a CDS encoding MFS transporter, with amino-acid sequence MFLANGLGFSNLVPRYPEILEQLGITKAAFGQAVMFNSIGGLIAGLAASWLITRFTSARVACLGMSVLGLGLLGAGMADSWLVFALCLAWVGGTDAIVDVAQNAHGLRVERRWGGSIITSFHAAWSLGAVLGATLGQAMAGAGVPVRIHMAGVLVLLAVVSGAALPWTIKGPDADDRDPADSGQGGQAGEAAAGESVGAGAVTAPVASPSKALTIVLVVVLGLMCAAAMFPEDVTGSWSSLLLTEQGAAPGLVGMGLVSLQTTMIVGRLLGDAIIDRLGARRVIAGGGVLVAVGMGAALLAGSVPGTLVGMVISGAGCAVAVPVAYAAADDIPGLRPGMGLTLVSWLARVIMLISPPIVGWFADAHGTWVALVYGLLGGIVLLLSWPALRGGPRSNAAGQAVAA; translated from the coding sequence ATGTTCCTTGCCAACGGACTGGGATTTTCCAACCTCGTGCCCCGCTACCCGGAGATCTTGGAGCAGCTGGGTATCACCAAGGCGGCCTTCGGGCAGGCCGTCATGTTCAACTCAATCGGGGGGCTCATCGCGGGTCTGGCGGCCTCCTGGCTCATCACGCGCTTCACCTCCGCCAGGGTGGCCTGCCTGGGCATGAGCGTGCTCGGCCTCGGCCTGCTCGGCGCCGGAATGGCCGACTCCTGGCTCGTTTTCGCCCTGTGTCTGGCCTGGGTCGGCGGCACGGACGCGATTGTCGATGTGGCCCAGAACGCCCACGGCCTGCGCGTGGAGCGTCGCTGGGGCGGCTCCATCATCACCAGCTTCCATGCCGCCTGGTCGCTCGGGGCCGTGCTGGGCGCCACCCTGGGGCAGGCCATGGCCGGAGCCGGGGTTCCGGTCCGCATTCATATGGCCGGAGTACTGGTTCTGCTCGCCGTCGTCTCCGGTGCCGCACTGCCCTGGACCATCAAGGGGCCGGACGCCGACGATCGTGACCCGGCCGACTCTGGGCAGGGAGGGCAAGCGGGGGAGGCCGCCGCCGGGGAGAGCGTCGGTGCGGGCGCCGTCACCGCCCCGGTCGCCTCCCCCTCCAAGGCGCTCACCATCGTCCTGGTGGTGGTGCTCGGGCTGATGTGCGCAGCCGCCATGTTCCCCGAGGACGTCACCGGCAGCTGGTCCTCGCTGCTGCTGACCGAGCAGGGGGCGGCCCCCGGCCTGGTGGGCATGGGCCTGGTCTCGCTCCAGACGACCATGATCGTCGGCCGGCTGTTGGGCGACGCAATCATCGACCGGCTCGGCGCCCGCAGGGTGATAGCCGGCGGAGGAGTGCTCGTTGCCGTTGGCATGGGCGCCGCTCTGCTGGCCGGCTCGGTTCCGGGCACGCTGGTGGGCATGGTGATCTCCGGGGCCGGTTGCGCCGTGGCCGTGCCGGTGGCCTACGCGGCGGCCGATGACATTCCCGGCCTGCGCCCCGGTATGGGGCTGACACTAGTGTCCTGGCTCGCCCGGGTAATCATGCTTATCTCCCCGCCTATTGTCGGCTGGTTCGCCGACGCCCACGGCACCTGGGTGGCACTGGTTTATGGACTGCTGGGCGGGATCGTCCTGCTGCTGAGCTGGCCGGCACTGCGCGGGGGGCCGCGCTCCAACGCCGCAGGTCAGGCCGTCGCGGCCTGA
- a CDS encoding error-prone DNA polymerase, which yields MTLDTDTGGRASDAAGPVGTTGTHRYAELHAHSAYSFLDGANEPEDLVAAAAELGLEALALTDHDGMPGIVRHAQAGRDHAVATVYGTELTLADGAHLPILARGPRGYHRLCAAISSHNLAAGKRVDPAHRLPDLAALGSTCMVLTGTANGPLRRALGDPQRPDTWDLGVADAVLGHLTDLFGRDAVAVEIFLGGGPTDAAVTTALTELAAKHRLPLLATGAVRCARPADSRLADVLTATRLRTDLEGARGYLPALGRWLRGPQDMARLHRRASHAVDTAAEIAQDLAFDLTLVAPGLPAPKVPAGHTPATWLRELTRRGALARYGTEAEDPEAWRVLAHELDVIESLGFPGYFLIVRAIVDFCESAGILCQGRGSAANSAVCYALGITAVDAVRHHMLFERFLSPGRTGYPDIDLDIEACRREEVIQHVYSHYGRDYAAQVANVISYRPRSAIRDAARALGHPAGMQEAWADTPPAQVLDVAEHLLRLPRHLGIHSGGMVLADRPVTEVCPVRWSAMEGRTVLQWDKDDCAAAGLVKFDLLGLGELTALRLAFAGLARRGETVPDLAPGGVLRPAQTGRPWGLHTLPEEDPAVYRLLGAADTVGVFQVESRAQMATLPRLRPREFYDIVVEVALIRPGPIQGDAVNPYIRRRLKREKVTYLHESLKPALAKTLGIPLFQEQLMQIAVDAAGFSPAEADALRQAMGAKRSVERMEALHERLVRGMEKRGIDTATAQTIFDKLRAFADFGFPESHAFSFAYLVYASAWLKVRKPEDFYAGILAAQPMGFWSPQTLVADARRHGVRVLPADVNFSYEQARVEARGDADSVQAEAHADPTALSPLDVHPELAVRLGLIPIKGLGEAAADIVAERGAHGPYTDIADLARRVRLNRPRLEALAASGALASLGVARREALWSAGVLSQEYGQRHTHGHNHDRIRSAWYQPPLPGTVVGARAPRLPEMGDRERQDADLRLTGVSTQDSPIVFQRDRLTAAGVLAVAEVLHHEPGRRVRVAGLVTHRQRPQTSAGTIFLNLEDETGLLNVICPAGMWRRYRDAGRRAAALVVRGMVESGDGVTALVAEHLQPLPGVTSPGSRDWC from the coding sequence ATGACTCTCGATACCGATACTGGCGGCCGCGCTTCCGATGCGGCGGGGCCGGTAGGCACCACCGGAACCCACCGCTACGCCGAGCTACATGCTCACTCCGCCTACTCCTTCCTCGACGGCGCCAACGAGCCCGAAGACCTTGTTGCCGCAGCAGCAGAACTCGGTCTTGAGGCCCTTGCCCTGACCGATCATGACGGCATGCCTGGAATCGTCCGGCATGCTCAGGCCGGCCGAGACCACGCAGTCGCAACCGTCTACGGCACCGAACTCACTCTGGCCGATGGCGCCCACCTGCCCATACTCGCCCGGGGCCCGCGCGGCTACCACCGGCTGTGTGCCGCCATCTCCAGCCATAACCTGGCAGCCGGCAAACGTGTGGATCCCGCTCACCGGCTGCCAGATCTCGCTGCCCTCGGGTCCACCTGTATGGTCCTCACCGGCACCGCCAACGGCCCGCTCCGTCGTGCTCTCGGTGACCCGCAGCGTCCCGACACCTGGGATCTCGGTGTCGCCGACGCCGTCCTCGGACACCTGACCGACCTCTTCGGCCGCGATGCAGTCGCCGTCGAGATATTCTTGGGCGGCGGCCCCACCGATGCCGCCGTGACCACCGCGCTCACCGAGCTGGCCGCCAAACACCGCCTGCCGCTCCTCGCCACCGGCGCTGTACGCTGCGCCCGCCCGGCCGATTCCCGTCTTGCGGATGTTTTGACCGCTACCCGCCTGCGCACCGACCTGGAGGGCGCCCGCGGATACCTGCCCGCCCTGGGGCGCTGGCTGCGCGGCCCACAGGACATGGCGCGCCTGCACCGTCGCGCGTCGCACGCCGTCGACACCGCAGCCGAGATAGCCCAGGATCTCGCCTTCGACCTCACCCTCGTCGCTCCCGGACTGCCGGCTCCGAAGGTACCGGCGGGGCACACGCCGGCCACCTGGCTGCGTGAACTCACCCGTCGTGGCGCCCTGGCACGCTACGGCACCGAGGCGGAGGATCCCGAGGCCTGGCGGGTCCTCGCCCACGAGCTCGATGTCATCGAGTCACTAGGCTTCCCCGGCTACTTCCTCATTGTCCGTGCCATCGTCGACTTCTGTGAAAGCGCCGGCATTCTGTGCCAGGGGCGGGGGAGTGCAGCCAATTCCGCGGTCTGCTACGCCCTGGGCATCACCGCGGTGGACGCCGTTCGCCACCACATGCTCTTCGAACGTTTCCTCTCCCCGGGCCGGACCGGGTATCCGGACATAGACCTTGATATCGAGGCCTGCCGCCGCGAGGAGGTCATTCAGCACGTCTACTCCCACTACGGACGCGACTATGCCGCTCAAGTCGCCAACGTCATCTCCTACCGGCCCCGCTCAGCCATCCGCGACGCCGCTCGTGCCCTAGGACATCCTGCCGGGATGCAAGAAGCCTGGGCGGATACACCTCCCGCGCAGGTCCTCGACGTCGCCGAGCACCTGCTGCGCCTGCCCCGACACCTGGGCATTCACTCCGGCGGCATGGTACTGGCCGACCGCCCCGTCACCGAGGTCTGCCCTGTGCGCTGGTCCGCCATGGAGGGACGCACCGTCCTGCAGTGGGATAAGGACGACTGCGCCGCCGCGGGCCTGGTCAAATTCGACCTATTGGGACTTGGAGAGTTGACCGCACTGCGCCTGGCCTTCGCTGGTCTGGCGCGGCGCGGTGAGACGGTTCCGGACCTGGCCCCCGGTGGGGTCCTGCGTCCTGCTCAGACGGGCCGCCCCTGGGGACTGCACACGCTTCCCGAGGAAGATCCGGCCGTGTACCGGCTGCTCGGCGCCGCCGACACGGTCGGCGTCTTCCAGGTAGAGTCTCGCGCCCAGATGGCCACCCTGCCCCGCCTGCGTCCGCGCGAGTTCTACGACATTGTCGTGGAGGTGGCCCTCATCCGCCCGGGCCCCATCCAGGGCGATGCCGTAAACCCCTACATCCGCCGCCGCCTGAAACGCGAGAAGGTCACCTACCTGCACGAGTCCCTCAAGCCGGCCCTGGCCAAGACCCTCGGAATCCCGCTGTTCCAGGAGCAGCTCATGCAGATTGCCGTGGATGCCGCCGGATTCAGTCCGGCCGAGGCGGACGCCTTGCGCCAGGCCATGGGGGCCAAGCGCTCCGTGGAACGCATGGAGGCCCTGCACGAGCGGCTGGTGCGCGGCATGGAGAAGCGGGGCATCGACACCGCGACCGCGCAGACCATCTTCGACAAGCTCCGTGCCTTCGCCGACTTCGGGTTCCCCGAGTCTCATGCCTTCTCCTTCGCCTACCTCGTCTACGCCTCCGCCTGGCTCAAGGTCCGCAAGCCTGAGGACTTCTACGCCGGCATACTTGCCGCCCAGCCCATGGGTTTCTGGTCCCCGCAGACCCTGGTCGCGGACGCGCGTCGCCACGGTGTGCGGGTACTGCCCGCCGATGTCAACTTCTCCTACGAGCAAGCCCGCGTCGAGGCCAGGGGCGACGCCGATTCGGTGCAGGCAGAGGCGCACGCAGATCCCACGGCGCTCAGTCCCCTCGACGTACACCCTGAACTCGCCGTCCGTCTCGGCCTGATCCCCATAAAGGGACTGGGGGAAGCCGCCGCTGACATTGTCGCCGAACGCGGCGCCCACGGCCCCTACACCGACATCGCCGACCTCGCTCGCCGCGTGCGTCTTAACCGCCCCCGCCTAGAAGCACTCGCCGCCTCCGGTGCCTTAGCCTCTCTGGGCGTTGCCCGCCGGGAGGCGCTATGGTCCGCCGGTGTCCTGTCGCAGGAGTACGGGCAGCGCCACACTCACGGCCATAATCACGATCGTATCCGGTCCGCCTGGTACCAGCCGCCGCTGCCCGGCACTGTCGTCGGCGCTCGGGCACCGCGTCTGCCGGAAATGGGCGACCGGGAACGTCAGGACGCCGATCTGCGCCTGACCGGAGTGTCCACCCAGGACTCACCCATTGTCTTTCAGCGTGACCGGCTCACCGCCGCCGGTGTGCTCGCCGTCGCCGAGGTCCTGCACCATGAGCCGGGGCGTCGGGTGCGGGTGGCCGGGCTGGTCACTCACAGGCAGCGGCCGCAGACGTCGGCGGGCACGATCTTCCTCAATCTTGAGGACGAGACCGGCCTACTCAACGTGATCTGCCCCGCGGGCATGTGGCGGCGCTACCGTGATGCGGGACGCCGGGCCGCGGCACTAGTGGTACGGGGAATGGTCGAGTCCGGCGACGGCGTCACCGCGCTGGTTGCTGAACACCTTCAGCCCCTGCCGGGCGTCACCTCGCCGGGCAGCCGCGACTGGTGCTGA
- a CDS encoding M3 family metallopeptidase, whose amino-acid sequence MIDSTPAAVDALPETNPFAHPWELDLELPDFAAVKPADIEPAIRAGMAAQRAEWEAIAADPAAPTVENTVAAVERSGELLSRALTVLYTLTSATDSPELDALEESLAPDLAAHEDAYGLDKRLYRRFKSLDELVRSATEATPAQVPVDADGQVIDAATARYIRLAVEEFEREGVALTGSDADRLRAINARLTALSTRFATLTTKAMHAAGVANFTATPELATTTPHAARLTLLARSTGRGLSGEYDTRALVLEEARLRAERAGLLGYPHHAELVASESAARTGQAVGELLTRLVPPAMANARRDREVYAARMAADPDTLPGEIFGPADWLRYEEAERKERFGIDDATLAPYLELHNVIEHGVFYAAGRLYGITFHERPDLAAHMYAPDVRVWEVRDGEGDEAPLLGLFIGDYYARPGKHGGAWMDCLVEQSHLTGRRPVVINCLNLTKPEAGPTLLTWDNVITAFHEFGHALHGLFADTRWPSASGTNVPRDVVEFPSQVNEKWALHPQVIASYARHVENGAPLPESLAEKLRGQGAFGQGYATTEYLGAAVLDQAWHTLEPQEVPADVTAVEAFEHAALEGAGIDDALVPPRYRTTYFAHVFGGGYAAAYYAYIWSEVMDADTIEWFRTDGEGGKDGDLGLNREAGERFRREFLSRGDSRDPLVSYRAYCGRNPQIAPLLRRRGLN is encoded by the coding sequence ATGATCGACTCGACTCCCGCCGCGGTGGATGCACTTCCCGAGACCAACCCCTTTGCCCACCCCTGGGAGCTTGACCTGGAATTGCCCGACTTCGCCGCCGTGAAGCCCGCGGACATCGAGCCCGCCATCCGGGCCGGCATGGCGGCCCAGCGCGCCGAGTGGGAGGCGATTGCCGCCGACCCCGCCGCGCCGACCGTGGAGAACACGGTCGCCGCCGTCGAACGCAGCGGCGAGCTGCTGTCCCGCGCCCTGACCGTGCTGTACACCCTGACCTCGGCCACCGACAGTCCCGAGCTGGATGCGCTGGAGGAGTCCCTGGCCCCCGACCTGGCCGCCCACGAGGACGCTTATGGCCTTGATAAGCGCTTGTATCGCCGCTTCAAGAGCCTCGACGAGCTGGTGCGCTCCGCCACCGAGGCCACCCCCGCCCAGGTCCCCGTGGATGCCGACGGTCAGGTGATCGATGCCGCCACCGCCCGCTACATCCGCCTGGCCGTGGAGGAGTTCGAACGTGAGGGCGTCGCCCTGACCGGCTCAGATGCCGACCGGCTGCGCGCCATCAACGCCCGCCTGACGGCCCTCTCCACCCGCTTCGCCACCTTGACAACCAAGGCGATGCACGCCGCCGGGGTTGCCAATTTCACCGCCACCCCCGAGCTGGCCACCACCACGCCCCACGCCGCGCGCCTGACCCTACTGGCCAGATCCACCGGACGCGGTCTGAGCGGCGAGTACGACACCCGCGCCCTCGTGCTGGAGGAGGCCAGGCTGCGGGCCGAACGCGCCGGGCTGCTTGGCTACCCTCACCACGCCGAACTGGTGGCATCCGAATCGGCCGCCCGCACCGGCCAGGCCGTCGGCGAGCTGTTAACCCGCCTGGTGCCCCCGGCCATGGCCAATGCCCGCCGCGACCGCGAGGTATATGCCGCTCGCATGGCGGCCGACCCGGACACCCTTCCCGGTGAGATCTTCGGCCCCGCCGACTGGCTGCGCTACGAGGAGGCCGAGCGCAAGGAGCGTTTCGGCATTGATGATGCCACCCTCGCCCCCTACCTGGAGCTGCACAACGTCATTGAACATGGCGTCTTCTACGCCGCGGGCCGCCTATACGGCATCACCTTCCACGAGCGCCCCGATCTGGCCGCCCACATGTATGCCCCCGACGTGCGAGTGTGGGAGGTGCGCGACGGCGAGGGAGACGAAGCGCCCCTGCTGGGGCTGTTCATTGGCGACTACTACGCCCGTCCGGGCAAACACGGCGGCGCCTGGATGGACTGCCTGGTGGAGCAGAGCCATCTAACTGGTCGCAGGCCGGTGGTCATTAACTGCCTCAACCTGACCAAGCCCGAAGCCGGTCCCACCCTGCTGACCTGGGACAATGTCATCACCGCCTTCCACGAATTCGGTCATGCTCTGCACGGCCTGTTCGCCGACACCCGCTGGCCCAGTGCCTCGGGCACCAACGTGCCCCGCGATGTCGTGGAGTTCCCCTCCCAGGTCAACGAGAAGTGGGCTCTGCATCCGCAGGTGATCGCCTCCTACGCCCGCCACGTGGAAAACGGCGCTCCGCTGCCGGAGTCTCTTGCCGAGAAACTGCGCGGGCAAGGCGCATTCGGGCAGGGATACGCCACCACCGAGTATCTGGGCGCTGCCGTCTTGGATCAGGCCTGGCACACCTTGGAACCGCAGGAGGTGCCCGCCGATGTGACCGCGGTCGAGGCCTTCGAACACGCCGCGCTGGAGGGCGCCGGCATAGACGACGCCCTGGTCCCGCCCCGCTACCGCACCACCTACTTCGCCCACGTATTCGGCGGCGGTTACGCAGCCGCCTACTACGCCTACATTTGGAGCGAGGTTATGGATGCCGACACCATCGAATGGTTCCGCACCGACGGCGAAGGCGGTAAGGACGGCGACCTCGGGCTCAACCGTGAGGCCGGGGAGCGCTTCCGCCGCGAGTTCCTCTCCCGCGGGGACTCCCGTGATCCGCTGGTTTCCTACCGCGCCTATTGCGGCCGCAACCCACAGATCGCGCCGCTGCTTCGGCGCCGGGGACTGAATTAG